Proteins from a genomic interval of Periophthalmus magnuspinnatus isolate fPerMag1 chromosome 11, fPerMag1.2.pri, whole genome shotgun sequence:
- the si:dkey-211g8.9 gene encoding free fatty acid receptor 3, whose amino-acid sequence MTNFFEDCLAIVIYSITFILGLPSNFLVFFVYVRKARKHGATPNVVYALNLCVANLVLVAWLPVKAFETLLNNWRLPALVCPIFNFFLFSSVYGSCLFITAVTVGRYLSIAFPIIYKMYRRATISCFISAALWAVVWIHLSIGLVAEGGAYFISVKNDNVVCYDVFNDTQLAVLLPLRLEMAIVLFIFPLIITSFCTLRCVVLVWRSNLRPLGKKRVLTVALSTLAVFVVCYAPYNTSHIVGFILSTNVGWRSWAILTSLCNVFLEPAVMLMLSPAVSRGIMGRICGRQTQSFSRIPRQSVIKNKAANVHAKKSEKAKGAAKEFEDIREQEGQN is encoded by the coding sequence atgacaaatttTTTTGAAGACTGCTTGGCTATTGTCATCTACTCCATCACCTTCATCTTGGGCCTCCCTTcgaactttttggtctttttcGTTTACGTTCGGAAGGCTCGCAAACATGGCGCCACACCCAATGTGGTCTATGCGCTAAACTTGTGCGTTGCTAATCTGGTTCTAGTTGCCTGGTTACCTGTCAAGGCTTTTGAAACTTTATTGAACAACTGGAGACTTCCAGCTCTTGTTTGTCCgatttttaactttttcttgttttcgtCCGTGTATGGAAGCTGTCTCTTCATCACTGCTGTCACTGTTGGACGTTACCTTAGCATAGCGTTCCCAATTATCTACAAAATGTACCGCCGGGCTACGATTTCCTGCTTTATTAGTGCTGCTTTGTGGGCTGTAGTTTGGATTCATTTAAGCATTGGACTTGTAGCAGAAGGTGGTGCTTACTTCATTTCtgttaaaaatgacaatgtGGTTTGCTATGATGTATTCAACGACACTCAACTGGCAGTACTGCTACCACTAAGACTTGAAATGGCTATTGTTTTGTTCATCTTTCCCCTAATTATAACATCGTTTTGCACTTTGCGTTGTGTTGTGCTAGTCTGGCGTTCAAATCTTCGTCCTCTAGGCAAAAAGCGTGTATTAACAGTTGCTTTATCGACACTAGCTGTTTTCGTTGTATGCTACGCACCATATAACACGTCACATATCgttggttttattttaagtacTAATGTGGGGTGGAGAAGTTGGGCGATACTAACTAGCTTatgtaatgtgtttttggaGCCAGCGGTTATGCTAATGCTCTCGCCGGCGGTTTCCAGGGGCATCATGGGAAGGATCTGTGGAAGGCAAACTCAAAGTTTTAGTCGAATTCCAAGACAAAGCGTGatcaaaaataaagctgcaaaTGTGCATGCAAAGAAGTCGGAGAAGGCCAAAGGAGCAGCCAAAGAGTTTGAAGACATCCGGGAACAAGAAGGACAAAACTAA